TGGTAGAACCGACAGCCAACGACTCTGGTCAATCAACCTCAACCATGCCGCTTACTTCTAGATCATACCGATACCCGGTTCCCCATGCGCAACATTTGCAACATCTGTAACAGAGTACGGTCTTACTTGCTGAATGGTCTAGCTATTCACGTACCCTAAATAGGCGATCCACCCACCAACTCTCTGCAACAAGATAACACCAATAAAAAGCACCATGAAGCCAACATCGATGGCGACTGTACCCAACCGAATCGGCGGAATGAATTTCCGCAGCCAGCGGACTGGAGGATCGGTGAGCTTGTAGATCACATCAATGATCGCAAGCAACCAACCCGGGGGATACCACTGTGGGGCCAGCACCCTGGCCCAATCAAAAATCACACGTGCCAAAAGAACCAGTGTGTATAGGGATGCGGCCAATGACACCAGGTTGCCGAGGATTACGAGTATTGAACCCACCTAACAGTCCTCGCTTAGCCGAAAATGTTGGTGGCGTGACCAGTGGCCTGCGACGAAACTTCGACGTCCCGCGGGGACAGCAGGAACACGCGGGCTGTGACCCGTTCGATTGCCCCGTGCATGCCAAAAACTAGACCCGCCGCGAAATCAACGATTCTGCGCGCCTCAGCATCCGGCAACTCCTCAAGGTTCATAATCACCGGAGTGCCATCACGAAACGCTTCACCGATCAGGCGAGCATCCCCATAGGAAGATGGGTGAACTGTTGAGATACGTCGCACCGATGCAGCTGGTTTTGACACAACATCAAACTTCGGCTCAGCGACTGCCGTGTAGGACTGGAAATCAACCTCGCGAATCTCAGCTTCTTCGGTGCCGGCTAAGACATCGTCGAAAGAAACTTCATCCTCGTCGGGAATCCTCCAGCCCATAACTTCCATTGCGCGGTTGAAGCGTTGCGCCATCGCGATACCTTTCCAAGACTTACCCATTCAGTACTGAAGCGGCGTGACGTGAAATCTCTAAACCCATCTGTCACAACAACTCAAACGCTAGTGCAATCACTCTCACGCGGGTCGGAGCCGACACGGCATGTCGTAAAGCACCCACTCACATCGACTTAGCG
This genomic stretch from Schaalia sp. JY-X169 harbors:
- a CDS encoding cell division protein SepF — its product is MAQRFNRAMEVMGWRIPDEDEVSFDDVLAGTEEAEIREVDFQSYTAVAEPKFDVVSKPAASVRRISTVHPSSYGDARLIGEAFRDGTPVIMNLEELPDAEARRIVDFAAGLVFGMHGAIERVTARVFLLSPRDVEVSSQATGHATNIFG
- a CDS encoding YggT family protein; translation: MGSILVILGNLVSLAASLYTLVLLARVIFDWARVLAPQWYPPGWLLAIIDVIYKLTDPPVRWLRKFIPPIRLGTVAIDVGFMVLFIGVILLQRVGGWIAYLGYVNS